In the genome of Streptomyces collinus, one region contains:
- a CDS encoding response regulator transcription factor, whose product MAHVLIADDDADIRDLVAFKLTQSGHQVTAVEDGMAALRAARENTVDLALLDIRMPGMSGLDVCRELRATAQTATLPVIMITARSQEADVEVGFAAGADDYIIKPFSPRELSSRVTAVLNRVER is encoded by the coding sequence ATGGCTCATGTCCTGATCGCTGACGACGACGCGGACATCCGGGATCTGGTGGCGTTCAAGCTGACCCAGAGCGGTCACCAGGTCACGGCCGTGGAAGACGGCATGGCGGCGCTCCGGGCAGCGCGTGAGAACACCGTGGACCTGGCACTGCTCGACATCCGGATGCCGGGCATGTCGGGTCTGGACGTGTGCCGGGAACTGCGCGCCACGGCCCAGACCGCGACACTCCCCGTCATCATGATCACCGCCCGGTCCCAGGAAGCGGACGTCGAGGTCGGCTTCGCGGCAGGAGCCGACGACTACATCATCAAGCCGTTCAGCCCGCGAGAGCTCTCCAGCAGGGTCACGGCGGTGCTCAACCGGGTGGAACGGTGA
- a CDS encoding response regulator — protein sequence MDRTVMFPPRVLVIEDDQDVSALLERHFRERGCPVAVAHSGEEGLGFAFADPPDIAVVDVMLPGIDGREVVRRLRADDRTRKCRLVVTSVLDPDDLIGLADEVLAKPFRQSAVARLVDSYRSSVAQESQESQEE from the coding sequence GTGGACAGGACGGTGATGTTCCCACCGCGCGTACTCGTGATCGAGGACGACCAGGATGTGAGCGCCCTGCTGGAGCGTCACTTCCGCGAGCGAGGATGCCCCGTGGCCGTCGCGCACTCGGGGGAGGAGGGGCTCGGCTTCGCCTTTGCCGACCCGCCGGACATCGCGGTCGTCGACGTGATGCTGCCGGGCATCGACGGACGGGAGGTCGTCCGCAGGCTGCGGGCGGACGACCGTACGAGGAAATGCCGTCTCGTCGTCACCTCGGTGCTCGACCCGGATGATCTGATCGGCCTCGCGGACGAGGTGCTGGCCAAGCCGTTCCGCCAGTCGGCCGTGGCGCGGCTCGTTGACTCCTACCGGAGCTCTGTGGCCCAGGAGTCCCAGGAGTCTCAGGAGGAGTAA
- a CDS encoding HEAT repeat domain-containing protein: protein MISPGIVRGALLGLLAVVLALSLLIVANRFVRRHRERRRERISAPVRGSLMELLCAEGDEQTELLNRLAEIDRRTWTALEPTLTALLGKVAGGAGAALVRLYELRGAAVDAVADLSSRSAVRRGRAAQVLGQLSHRPAAPSLCRLLADRDPEVRLAATRALGRCGGPEIVPYLLESLNGPRAVPPAAVIRALVSLGPQAQRSVAAGLEHPQPLARAVAIEVLGATGVVSHTSEIARALREDPQIEVRVKAARALGRLGMPEGLEPLLAAVRPGRPVALRMVGAGALGTLGAVAATGPLAELLGDPDRHVAAAAARALLQLGPEGRAELHAAADDISRGPAAAQARAVLAESAVGAARHDVRAEVAL from the coding sequence GTGATTTCCCCCGGCATCGTCCGTGGCGCGCTGCTGGGCCTGCTGGCCGTCGTCCTGGCTCTGAGCCTGCTCATCGTCGCCAACCGTTTCGTCCGCAGGCACCGAGAGCGCAGACGCGAGCGGATCTCGGCACCGGTGCGCGGCTCCCTGATGGAGCTTCTGTGCGCGGAGGGGGATGAGCAGACCGAGTTGCTGAACCGGCTCGCGGAGATCGACAGAAGGACCTGGACCGCCCTGGAGCCGACTCTTACCGCGCTGCTGGGCAAGGTCGCCGGTGGGGCCGGCGCGGCGCTGGTGCGCCTGTACGAGCTGCGCGGGGCCGCCGTGGACGCCGTCGCCGACCTGTCGAGCCGCAGCGCGGTCCGGCGGGGGCGCGCCGCGCAGGTGCTCGGTCAGCTCAGCCACCGTCCCGCCGCCCCGTCACTGTGCCGTCTGCTGGCCGATCGCGACCCCGAGGTACGCCTGGCCGCCACACGGGCGCTGGGCCGGTGCGGGGGACCGGAAATCGTGCCGTACCTGCTGGAGTCCCTCAACGGACCGCGGGCCGTGCCACCCGCCGCGGTCATCAGGGCGCTGGTCTCCCTGGGGCCGCAGGCACAGCGGAGTGTGGCCGCGGGGCTGGAACACCCGCAACCTCTCGCCAGAGCCGTGGCCATCGAGGTCCTCGGCGCGACCGGTGTGGTCTCCCATACATCAGAGATCGCTCGTGCACTGCGCGAGGATCCCCAGATCGAAGTCCGCGTCAAAGCGGCACGCGCGCTGGGCAGACTGGGCATGCCCGAGGGCCTGGAGCCGCTGCTGGCGGCCGTCCGGCCCGGTCGGCCGGTCGCCCTGCGCATGGTGGGCGCCGGAGCCCTCGGCACTCTGGGAGCCGTCGCCGCGACGGGCCCGCTGGCGGAGCTGCTCGGCGACCCCGACCGGCATGTGGCAGCCGCCGCAGCCCGCGCGCTGTTGCAACTCGGCCCGGAAGGACGGGCCGAGCTGCACGCGGCGGCCGACGACATCTCCCGCGGACCGGCCGCCGCCCAGGCCAGAGCCGTGCTCGCCGAATCGGCGGTCGGCGCCGCCCGCCACGACGTTCGCGCCGAGGTGGCACTGTGA